From the genome of Pseudomonas sp. AB6, one region includes:
- a CDS encoding response regulator — MSKLLIVDDDVEILDLLKRLFVKHAYEVAVACDGVAMWVAIKNERPDIIVLDVMLPGEGGLSLCQKIRAESNTPVVMLTAMSEVSDRIIGLELGADDYLTKPFDPRELLARLRSVQRRMADQPVRLAVDVRPLILFGSWQLDVTRRELRSTEGVMVPLSGGEFDLLRVFVDHPQRILTREQLLDLARGHSHEAFDRSIDVQVSRLRRKIEPDSKRPDIIRTVRNGGYIFTASVSRQ; from the coding sequence GTGAGCAAACTCCTGATCGTCGACGATGACGTCGAAATCCTCGACCTGCTGAAAAGGCTTTTCGTTAAGCACGCATACGAAGTGGCGGTCGCGTGTGATGGTGTGGCCATGTGGGTGGCGATTAAGAACGAACGCCCTGACATCATCGTGCTGGACGTGATGTTACCGGGAGAGGGCGGTCTGAGTCTGTGCCAGAAAATCCGTGCTGAATCGAACACGCCGGTGGTCATGCTAACCGCCATGAGTGAGGTCAGTGATCGAATCATCGGCTTGGAGCTGGGCGCCGATGATTATTTGACCAAACCGTTTGACCCCCGCGAGCTGTTGGCCCGTTTGCGCTCAGTGCAAAGGCGTATGGCGGATCAACCCGTGCGCTTGGCAGTTGACGTGCGTCCATTGATTTTGTTTGGTAGTTGGCAACTTGACGTCACTCGACGAGAGCTGCGTTCAACCGAAGGCGTCATGGTTCCGCTTTCGGGAGGCGAATTTGATTTGCTGCGAGTATTTGTAGACCATCCGCAACGCATCTTGACTCGAGAGCAATTACTCGATCTTGCCCGGGGACATTCCCATGAGGCCTTCGATCGCAGTATTGATGTGCAGGTCAGCCGCTTGCGCCGCAAGATCGAACCCGACAGCAAACGCCCGGACATCATCCGCACCGTGCGCAATGGCGGTTATATCTTCACCGCCAGTGTGAGCCGCCAATGA
- a CDS encoding RND family transporter: MTNHQPLTPQTKPTRLENLIFNHRPAVIFICLVVSIFLFYQATLVRPSTSFEKMIPLEHPFIQKMLEHRHDLANMGNTVRISVEAVKGDIFTKEYMETLRQINDEVFYIPGVDRSGMKSLWSPNVRWTEVTEEGFAGGEVIPQSYNGSEDSLDLLRNNVLKSGQVGRLVSNDFKSSVVEIPLLESYPDPQDQGKLLALDYRQLSHQLEEKVRDKFQAQNPNVKVHIVGFAKKVGDLIDGLVMVVMFFGVAFMITLVALIWFTRCVRSTVAVLSTTLIAVVWQLGLMHLVGFGLDPYSMLVPFLIFAIGISHGVQKINGIALQSSEAENSLMAARRTFRQLFLPGMIAILADAVGFITLLIINIGVIHELAIGASIGVAVIVFTNLILLPVAISYVGISRKAISRSKEDAVREHKFWRLLSNFANPKVARVSIVLALLAFGGGLWYSQNLKIGDLDQGAPELRPDSRYNKDNRFIINNYSTSSDVLVVMVKTPPEGCSAYPTMSAINELTWKMENTPGVQSAISLVTVSKQMIKGMNEGNLKWESLSRNKDVLNNSIARADSLYNSDCSLAPLLVFLNDHKAETLDRVVNAVKDFAQQNDKDGLQFQLAAGNAGIEAATNEVIKESELTILILVYVCVATMCMITFRSWAATLCIILPLVLTSVLGNALMAFMGIGVKVATLPVVALGVGIGVDYGIYIYSRLETFLRAGLPLQEAYYQTLKSTGKAVLFTGLCLAIGVCTWIFSAIKFQADMGLMLTFMLLWNMFGALWLLPAIARFLLRPEKMAGQVGHSLFSH; this comes from the coding sequence ATGACCAATCACCAACCACTGACGCCTCAAACTAAACCCACTCGTCTTGAGAATCTGATTTTCAACCATCGCCCTGCGGTGATCTTTATCTGCCTGGTGGTTAGTATTTTCCTGTTCTACCAAGCGACACTGGTGAGGCCTTCGACCAGCTTCGAAAAAATGATTCCGCTGGAGCATCCGTTTATTCAGAAGATGCTTGAGCACCGCCACGACTTGGCCAACATGGGCAACACCGTGCGGATTTCCGTGGAAGCGGTGAAGGGCGATATTTTCACCAAGGAGTACATGGAAACTTTGCGTCAGATCAACGACGAAGTGTTTTACATTCCAGGCGTTGATCGTTCTGGGATGAAGTCGTTGTGGAGCCCTAACGTGCGCTGGACCGAGGTGACCGAAGAGGGTTTTGCCGGCGGTGAAGTCATCCCTCAAAGCTACAACGGTTCTGAAGACAGCCTTGATTTACTGCGCAACAACGTACTCAAGTCCGGTCAAGTCGGGCGTTTGGTATCCAACGATTTTAAATCCAGTGTGGTCGAAATTCCGCTATTGGAGTCGTACCCTGACCCACAAGACCAAGGTAAATTGCTTGCCCTTGATTACCGGCAACTGTCCCATCAGCTCGAAGAGAAAGTTCGCGACAAGTTTCAGGCGCAAAACCCGAATGTGAAGGTACATATCGTCGGCTTTGCAAAAAAAGTTGGCGACCTGATCGATGGTCTGGTCATGGTAGTGATGTTCTTTGGTGTAGCGTTCATGATTACCCTCGTGGCGCTGATCTGGTTTACTCGCTGCGTGCGAAGTACCGTCGCGGTATTGAGTACCACCTTGATTGCGGTGGTCTGGCAACTAGGTTTGATGCACCTGGTCGGCTTCGGTTTGGACCCGTATTCAATGCTTGTGCCGTTCCTGATCTTTGCCATTGGTATCTCCCACGGGGTACAGAAAATCAACGGCATTGCGCTGCAATCCAGCGAGGCCGAAAACTCTTTGATGGCCGCGCGAAGGACGTTCCGTCAATTGTTCCTCCCAGGGATGATCGCGATCCTTGCAGACGCCGTGGGGTTTATTACGTTGTTGATTATCAACATCGGGGTAATCCATGAGTTGGCCATTGGCGCGTCAATTGGAGTGGCCGTCATTGTCTTCACCAATTTGATCCTGCTGCCAGTGGCCATTTCCTACGTCGGGATCAGCAGGAAGGCGATCAGTCGCAGTAAAGAGGATGCAGTGCGTGAGCATAAGTTTTGGCGTTTGCTGTCGAACTTTGCCAATCCGAAAGTTGCTCGGGTATCGATTGTTCTGGCGCTGCTGGCCTTTGGCGGCGGCCTTTGGTATAGCCAGAACCTTAAAATTGGTGACCTTGACCAGGGCGCGCCGGAGCTGCGCCCGGATTCGCGTTACAACAAGGACAACCGTTTTATCATCAACAATTACTCCACCAGCTCCGACGTATTGGTGGTAATGGTCAAGACGCCACCTGAAGGCTGTTCGGCTTATCCCACGATGTCGGCGATCAACGAGCTGACCTGGAAGATGGAGAACACCCCCGGCGTACAGTCGGCGATCTCTTTGGTGACGGTGTCTAAGCAGATGATCAAAGGCATGAATGAGGGCAACCTGAAATGGGAATCCTTATCGCGCAATAAGGATGTGCTGAACAACTCCATTGCCCGAGCCGATAGCCTGTATAACAGCGACTGTTCGCTGGCACCGCTACTCGTGTTCCTTAACGACCATAAAGCCGAAACCCTTGACCGGGTTGTAAATGCGGTTAAGGACTTCGCTCAGCAAAATGACAAGGACGGTCTGCAATTCCAACTGGCGGCGGGTAACGCCGGGATTGAAGCAGCGACCAACGAAGTGATCAAAGAGTCTGAGCTGACGATTCTGATTTTGGTATACGTTTGTGTAGCGACCATGTGCATGATCACTTTCCGTTCATGGGCTGCGACCTTGTGCATCATCTTGCCGTTGGTTCTGACGTCGGTACTGGGCAATGCACTGATGGCGTTCATGGGCATTGGCGTCAAGGTGGCGACGCTGCCGGTGGTGGCGCTTGGGGTGGGGATTGGCGTTGACTACGGGATTTATATCTACAGCCGACTGGAAACCTTCCTTCGTGCCGGCCTACCGCTGCAAGAGGCGTATTACCAGACGCTGAAATCTACCGGTAAAGCGGTGCTGTTCACTGGTTTGTGCCTTGCAATTGGTGTTTGTACCTGGATTTTCTCAGCAATCAAGTTCCAGGCCGACATGGGTCTGATGCTGACCTTTATGTTGCTGTGGAACATGTTCGGTGCCTTATGGCTGTTACCGGCCATCGCTCGGTTCTTGCTCAGACCGGAGAAAATGGCTGGGCAAGTAGGGCACTCTTTGTTTTCCCACTGA
- a CDS encoding FadR/GntR family transcriptional regulator, whose amino-acid sequence MDYRKPSARKSMHARIVQEVGMQIVSGRFKPDDKLPAEATLCEEYAVSRPVLREATRVLVAKGLVYSRPRVGTVVKPRREWHLLDPDVLHWVMQSTPQNEFFALLTSVRSIIEPAAAALAAQHATDEEIASISEAYQRMDAATSPEELLQPDLDFHSRIADATHNDLLAHLSNMLSLALREALKHSNQRPNLHELAMPRHKAILTAIENRDALAAKHATLVQLDDAQFALKLVLGRENQG is encoded by the coding sequence ATGGATTACCGTAAGCCCTCAGCCCGCAAAAGCATGCACGCCCGTATCGTTCAGGAAGTCGGCATGCAGATTGTCTCCGGTCGCTTTAAGCCCGACGACAAACTGCCGGCTGAAGCGACCTTGTGCGAAGAATATGCGGTCAGCCGGCCAGTGCTGCGTGAGGCCACGCGGGTATTGGTTGCCAAAGGCCTGGTGTATTCCCGGCCTCGGGTCGGCACGGTGGTCAAACCGCGCCGTGAATGGCATTTGCTCGACCCGGACGTGTTGCACTGGGTCATGCAAAGCACGCCACAAAATGAGTTCTTCGCCCTGCTGACCAGCGTTCGCAGCATCATTGAGCCTGCCGCCGCCGCCCTCGCCGCCCAGCATGCAACGGACGAAGAAATCGCCTCGATCAGCGAAGCGTACCAGCGCATGGACGCCGCGACGTCACCCGAAGAGTTGTTACAGCCTGACCTGGATTTCCACAGCCGAATCGCCGACGCCACTCACAACGACCTGCTCGCCCACTTGAGCAACATGTTGTCGCTGGCCCTGCGCGAAGCATTGAAGCACTCCAATCAGCGACCTAACTTGCATGAGTTGGCGATGCCGCGTCACAAAGCGATCCTCACTGCCATCGAAAACCGCGATGCCCTCGCCGCAAAGCACGCAACGCTGGTGCAGTTGGATGATGCGCAATTTGCACTAAAGCTGGTGTTGGGGCGGGAAAACCAGGGTTAA
- a CDS encoding ATP-binding protein: MSKPHGSQDTIVSWIALTIAAAMIASLGLYALFIQAAGVWSRPSLEQIGLLDQAAAITRIIDAAPVQLRPKLASAASNPLFTVSWYAQHSSIGAPLKTGVQFTDAIVIQRLTSSPQRRVEAYGPQDWPKGDSLPHYMLAVQLTDATWLAFVAPERTWGLSQTARNAVLGLLGLIAALSVAWFATRRLAAPLRRFAHAAKRFGGDFHSPAITPEGPYEIRQAIIAFNAMQAQIRHFVTDRTQMLAAISHDLRAPLTRMRLRGEFIEDEEQQRKLFRDVDEMQSMITSALEFFRDDARLETATAFDLSELIQTLIDDYRDQGVTVDFSGPSKQVYFGRPLGIKRVVTNLLENTIKYAVAPRIDLTQSETSIIIEVTDSGPGIPQALLEKVFEPFFRLEASRNRNTGGVGLGLSAARAIVLEHGGELRLYRRLEGGTIARASLPKQ, translated from the coding sequence ATGAGCAAACCCCACGGTTCTCAAGACACGATAGTGAGCTGGATTGCACTCACCATTGCGGCAGCCATGATCGCGTCGCTTGGGCTCTACGCACTGTTTATCCAAGCCGCTGGGGTCTGGTCGCGTCCGTCGCTGGAACAGATCGGATTGCTAGATCAAGCCGCTGCCATCACCCGTATCATTGATGCCGCCCCAGTCCAATTACGCCCAAAATTAGCCAGCGCCGCGAGCAATCCGCTGTTCACCGTCAGTTGGTACGCGCAACACTCGAGTATCGGAGCGCCACTTAAAACCGGGGTTCAATTCACTGACGCTATTGTGATTCAGCGACTAACGAGTTCGCCGCAACGTCGAGTAGAGGCCTACGGACCTCAAGATTGGCCAAAAGGCGATTCCCTACCCCACTACATGCTCGCCGTACAGTTAACTGATGCGACTTGGTTGGCATTTGTCGCGCCGGAGCGCACGTGGGGTCTATCTCAAACTGCACGCAACGCCGTGCTGGGGCTGCTGGGTTTGATCGCCGCGTTGTCAGTGGCTTGGTTTGCTACTCGTCGACTGGCCGCTCCATTGAGGCGTTTTGCTCATGCTGCCAAACGTTTCGGTGGTGATTTTCACTCCCCTGCCATCACCCCCGAAGGGCCCTACGAAATACGCCAAGCCATCATTGCGTTCAATGCCATGCAGGCGCAGATTCGGCATTTCGTCACTGATCGAACTCAGATGCTCGCAGCCATTTCCCATGATTTAAGGGCGCCACTGACCCGCATGCGGTTGCGCGGCGAGTTCATTGAAGATGAGGAGCAACAGCGCAAACTTTTTCGTGATGTAGATGAAATGCAGTCGATGATCACCTCGGCCTTGGAGTTTTTTCGCGATGATGCCCGGCTTGAGACTGCCACCGCTTTCGATCTTTCCGAATTGATTCAAACTCTCATTGATGACTACCGCGATCAGGGTGTGACAGTAGATTTTTCCGGCCCCAGCAAACAGGTTTATTTCGGCCGCCCGTTGGGTATCAAACGGGTCGTCACTAACTTGTTGGAAAATACGATCAAATATGCAGTAGCGCCACGTATCGACCTGACTCAGTCTGAGACGTCGATCATCATTGAGGTGACTGACAGTGGACCGGGTATTCCCCAAGCGCTGCTTGAGAAGGTCTTCGAGCCGTTTTTTAGACTGGAGGCTTCACGTAATCGCAACACCGGCGGTGTCGGGCTGGGTCTGTCGGCAGCTCGGGCGATTGTTCTGGAGCATGGCGGGGAGTTACGTCTTTATCGTCGGCTCGAAGGCGGCACGATAGCACGGGCCTCGTTGCCCAAGCAGTAA
- a CDS encoding WD40/YVTN/BNR-like repeat-containing protein, which translates to MSEPVSRRTQLDGALALCPPLTLHKGTSLAAALCVLGVLSVFVFCTPVYAAQAAAQNPEISILSSRSSRSLLLGITHAGARLVTVGDRGHILYSDDQGKTWTQATVPSRQLLTAVYFADDKHGWAVGHDAQILASIDGGVTWTKQFEDLKREAPLLDLWFKDINTGFAVGAYGALLTTTDGGAHWADVSDRIDNQDQYHYNGITYVKDSGLFIVGEQGCMFRSADDGQTWERVQSPYQGSLFGVIATAKPATLLAYGLRGNLLRSTNFGDTWTPIGLKGARGPLEFGLSGASLLPDDSLVLVGNGGSVMRSSDNGQTFVVTNRSDRISLAGVTVNDKGDLILVGQGGVHITSPTGAELVQQ; encoded by the coding sequence ATGAGTGAGCCTGTGAGCCGGCGCACCCAGCTCGATGGGGCGTTGGCGTTGTGCCCCCCATTGACGTTACACAAAGGCACGTCCCTGGCGGCAGCGTTGTGTGTACTCGGCGTACTCTCGGTGTTTGTGTTTTGCACGCCTGTATACGCGGCGCAAGCCGCTGCTCAAAACCCCGAGATATCCATCCTGTCATCCCGATCTTCTCGTAGCCTATTACTCGGTATTACTCACGCTGGCGCGCGTCTGGTAACAGTGGGTGACCGGGGGCATATTTTGTACTCCGATGACCAGGGCAAAACCTGGACCCAAGCCACAGTGCCAAGCCGTCAGTTATTAACGGCTGTCTATTTTGCCGACGACAAACATGGCTGGGCAGTCGGCCATGATGCACAGATCCTTGCCAGCATCGACGGCGGCGTCACCTGGACCAAACAGTTCGAAGACCTCAAACGTGAGGCGCCGCTGTTGGATCTTTGGTTCAAAGACATCAACACCGGATTTGCCGTAGGCGCGTATGGTGCATTGCTGACCACTACCGATGGCGGCGCACATTGGGCTGATGTCAGCGACCGCATCGACAACCAAGACCAGTATCACTACAACGGCATCACTTACGTGAAGGACTCCGGCTTATTCATCGTTGGCGAACAAGGCTGCATGTTTCGCTCCGCCGACGACGGCCAGACCTGGGAGCGGGTGCAAAGTCCGTATCAGGGTTCACTGTTTGGCGTTATCGCCACTGCTAAACCTGCAACGCTGTTGGCTTACGGTTTGCGCGGTAACTTACTGCGCTCTACCAACTTCGGTGACACTTGGACCCCTATTGGTTTGAAAGGCGCCCGTGGCCCGCTGGAATTTGGCCTGTCGGGGGCGTCCTTGTTACCCGATGATTCGCTGGTGCTGGTAGGCAATGGCGGCAGCGTCATGCGCAGTAGCGATAATGGACAGACGTTCGTGGTAACCAACCGTTCTGATCGAATTTCCCTTGCAGGTGTGACCGTTAATGACAAAGGCGATCTGATCCTGGTAGGGCAAGGCGGCGTCCACATCACCTCGCCCACCGGCGCTGAGCTGGTCCAACAATAA
- the pepN gene encoding aminopeptidase N translates to MRTEQPKMIYLKDYQAPEYLIDETHLTFELFDDHTLVHAQLIMRRNPARGAGLPPLVLDGQLLELVILKLNDTELSPTDYLLTPDNLTVQPNAEQFTLDTTVRIHPETNTALEGLYKSSGMFCTQCEAEGFRKITYYLDRPDVMSKFTTTLSAEKHSFPVLLSNGNPIASGPEDGDRHWATWEDPFMKPAYLFALVAGDLWCVEDTFTTMSNREVTLRIYVEPENIDKCQHAMNSLKKSMRWDEETYGREYDLDIFMIVAVNDFNMGAMENKGLNIFNSSAVLARAETATDAAHQRVEAIVAHEYFHNWSGNRVTCRDWFQLSLKEGFTVFRDSAFSADMNSRTVKRIEDVAYLRTHQFAEDAGPMAHAVRPDSFIEISNFYTLTVYEKGSEVVGMIQTLVGAEGFRKGSDLYFERHDGQAVTCDDFIAAMEDANGVDLTQFKRWYSQAGTPRLAVSESYDSAASTYSLTFRQSCPQTPDKQEKLPFVIPVALGLLDAAGNELPLRLSDEAAAGSTTRVISVTEAEQTFTFADIAEQPLPSLLRGFSAPVKMSFPYNRDQLMFLMQHDSDGFNRWDAGQQLSVQVLQELIGQYQKGQDLVLDQRLVTALSSLLANDQLDQAMVAEMLSLPGEAYLTEISEIADVDAIHAAREFARKQLATLLFDGLWKRYHANRTLSKTTAYIAEAEHFARRGLQNIALSYLMLSGKPEVLAACLEQFETSDNMTERLTALAVLVNSPFAEEKAKALATFAENFKDNPLVMDQWFSVQAGSTLPGGLERVRALMKHPAFNMKNPNKVRSVVGAFAGQNLINFHAADGSGYRFLADLVIELNAFNPQIASRQLAPLTRWRKYDSKRQALMKGELERIRASGELSSDVYEVVSKSLA, encoded by the coding sequence ATGCGCACAGAACAACCGAAAATGATTTACCTGAAAGACTATCAGGCGCCTGAGTACCTCATTGATGAGACGCACCTGACCTTCGAGTTGTTCGATGACCACACGCTGGTCCATGCTCAACTGATCATGCGCCGCAACCCGGCGCGTGGTGCCGGCCTGCCGCCGCTGGTGCTGGACGGGCAATTGCTAGAGCTGGTGATCCTCAAGCTTAATGACACCGAGCTTAGCCCCACCGATTACCTGCTGACGCCCGATAACCTGACGGTGCAGCCGAACGCCGAGCAGTTCACCCTCGACACTACCGTGCGCATCCACCCGGAAACCAACACGGCGCTGGAAGGGCTGTATAAATCCAGCGGCATGTTTTGCACCCAATGCGAGGCCGAAGGCTTTCGCAAGATCACCTATTACCTCGACCGCCCGGACGTGATGAGCAAATTCACCACTACCCTCAGCGCCGAAAAGCACAGCTTTCCGGTGCTGTTGTCCAACGGCAACCCGATTGCCAGCGGCCCGGAAGACGGCGACCGGCACTGGGCGACCTGGGAAGACCCGTTCATGAAACCGGCGTACCTGTTTGCGCTGGTTGCCGGTGATTTGTGGTGCGTCGAAGACACCTTCACCACCATGAGTAATCGTGAAGTGACGCTGCGGATTTACGTCGAGCCAGAGAACATCGACAAATGCCAGCACGCCATGAACAGCCTGAAAAAATCCATGCGCTGGGACGAAGAAACCTACGGTCGTGAATACGATCTGGACATCTTCATGATCGTTGCGGTCAACGATTTCAATATGGGCGCCATGGAGAACAAGGGCCTCAATATCTTCAACTCCAGCGCCGTTTTGGCCCGCGCCGAAACCGCCACCGATGCCGCTCACCAGCGGGTCGAAGCGATTGTTGCCCACGAATATTTCCACAATTGGTCGGGCAACCGCGTGACCTGCCGCGACTGGTTTCAGTTGTCGCTCAAAGAAGGCTTCACGGTGTTCCGCGATTCAGCCTTCTCGGCGGACATGAACTCGCGTACGGTCAAGCGTATCGAGGATGTGGCGTATCTGCGCACCCATCAGTTCGCCGAAGACGCAGGGCCTATGGCCCATGCCGTGCGGCCGGACAGCTTCATCGAGATTTCCAACTTCTATACCTTGACCGTGTACGAAAAGGGCTCGGAAGTGGTCGGCATGATCCAGACCTTGGTCGGCGCCGAAGGCTTCCGCAAGGGCAGCGACCTGTATTTTGAACGCCATGACGGCCAGGCCGTGACCTGTGACGACTTCATTGCCGCCATGGAAGACGCCAACGGCGTCGACCTGACTCAATTCAAACGCTGGTACAGCCAAGCAGGGACGCCACGCTTGGCGGTCAGCGAGTCATACGACAGCGCGGCAAGCACCTACAGCCTGACCTTCCGCCAAAGCTGCCCGCAAACCCCGGACAAGCAGGAAAAGCTGCCGTTCGTGATTCCCGTAGCGCTGGGCTTGTTGGACGCTGCCGGTAATGAATTGCCATTGCGCTTGTCAGACGAAGCCGCCGCTGGCAGCACCACCCGGGTGATCTCGGTCACCGAAGCGGAGCAGACGTTTACCTTTGCCGACATCGCTGAACAGCCTCTGCCATCGTTGCTGCGGGGTTTCTCGGCGCCGGTGAAAATGAGTTTTCCGTACAACCGCGACCAACTGATGTTCTTGATGCAGCACGACAGCGATGGCTTCAATCGTTGGGACGCCGGTCAGCAACTGTCGGTACAGGTGTTGCAAGAATTGATCGGCCAGTATCAAAAAGGTCAGGACTTGGTGCTCGATCAGCGCTTGGTTACGGCGCTGAGCAGCTTGTTGGCCAACGATCAACTGGATCAGGCCATGGTCGCAGAAATGCTGTCATTGCCGGGTGAGGCTTATCTCACTGAAATAAGCGAAATTGCTGACGTCGACGCCATCCACGCCGCCCGTGAGTTCGCCCGCAAGCAATTGGCGACCTTGCTGTTCGATGGCTTGTGGAAGCGTTATCACGCGAATCGTACGCTGTCGAAGACCACGGCCTATATCGCCGAAGCCGAGCATTTCGCCCGTCGCGGTCTGCAAAATATTGCGCTGTCGTACCTGATGCTCAGCGGTAAGCCTGAGGTATTGGCGGCGTGTCTTGAGCAGTTCGAGACCAGCGACAACATGACTGAGCGCCTGACGGCCTTGGCAGTGTTGGTCAACTCACCTTTCGCTGAAGAAAAAGCCAAGGCGCTGGCGACCTTTGCGGAAAATTTCAAAGACAACCCGTTGGTCATGGATCAATGGTTCAGCGTCCAGGCTGGCAGCACCTTGCCGGGCGGTTTGGAACGAGTGCGTGCGCTGATGAAGCACCCTGCGTTCAACATGAAAAATCCGAACAAGGTTCGCTCGGTGGTCGGCGCGTTTGCCGGCCAAAACCTGATCAACTTTCACGCGGCAGACGGTTCGGGTTATCGCTTCCTTGCGGACTTGGTGATTGAGTTGAACGCGTTCAACCCACAGATCGCCTCGCGCCAATTGGCGCCGTTGACGCGCTGGCGTAAATACGACAGCAAACGTCAGGCGTTAATGAAAGGTGAGCTGGAACGCATCCGTGCGTCAGGCGAACTGTCGAGCGATGTGTATGAGGTGGTGAGCAAAAGCCTGGCTTGA
- a CDS encoding VacJ family lipoprotein: MQSALRRIKSRKNPENTWRAPLQIVGLLLGAGILGACTQLPTEVPCDELNYQVNDPGASVNRKVFAFNKGVDTYALKPVAHGYKRLPELVQHGVHNFTSNFGEPKVFINDVLQGNIRRSANTLQRFVVNSTVGVLGLMDVATGWDRPYHEADFGQTFGVWGLRSGPTVELPLFGSSNVRDSVGKVANFVLDPFGNVNSSTYSTLSTVNTVGGIVDGRARALPLTDKLELSPDYYSALRDKKGEHRSALVLEGKQGAVTHSTLAQRCLISPEDADAAKGAL, translated from the coding sequence ATGCAGTCAGCACTCAGACGTATAAAATCCCGAAAAAACCCGGAAAATACCTGGAGAGCGCCACTTCAGATCGTTGGTCTATTATTGGGAGCGGGGATTCTGGGCGCCTGCACTCAACTACCGACAGAAGTGCCGTGCGACGAACTGAATTATCAGGTCAACGATCCAGGCGCTTCGGTCAACCGCAAAGTCTTTGCTTTCAATAAGGGGGTTGATACCTACGCCTTAAAACCAGTTGCTCATGGGTATAAGCGTCTGCCTGAGCTGGTTCAACATGGCGTCCACAACTTTACCTCGAACTTCGGCGAGCCTAAGGTGTTTATCAATGACGTGCTTCAAGGCAACATTCGCCGCTCGGCAAATACGTTGCAGCGTTTTGTGGTGAACAGCACGGTGGGTGTGCTGGGCTTGATGGACGTTGCCACCGGCTGGGATCGTCCTTACCATGAAGCGGATTTTGGGCAGACGTTTGGCGTGTGGGGTTTGCGTAGCGGGCCAACAGTGGAGCTTCCCCTATTTGGTTCTTCAAACGTGAGGGACAGCGTGGGAAAAGTCGCCAATTTTGTGCTGGACCCTTTTGGCAATGTTAATAGCAGCACCTACAGCACCTTAAGTACCGTGAACACCGTGGGTGGTATCGTCGACGGACGTGCACGAGCACTACCACTGACAGACAAGCTGGAGCTGTCGCCCGACTACTACAGTGCGTTACGAGATAAAAAAGGAGAGCATCGCAGCGCACTCGTACTTGAAGGCAAGCAGGGCGCCGTTACCCATTCAACTTTGGCACAGCGCTGTCTGATCTCCCCGGAAGATGCCGATGCGGCGAAAGGTGCGCTGTAA